Proteins from a genomic interval of Chroococcidiopsis thermalis PCC 7203:
- the lpxC gene encoding UDP-3-O-acyl-N-acetylglucosamine deacetylase: protein MDRRQEIGGQGDKGDKREINSEFRIPNSEFSSQQYTLAGTISQSGVGLHSGETSQVRILPAAAGEGRYFVRVDLPTQPIIPARVEAVSQTVLSTQLETGTASVRTVEHLLAALASSGVDNARIEIDAAEVPLLDGSARVWAEAIAKVGRSPLPAPTIIPQLLEPIWVREGDTFVAALPAPETRFTYGIDFETEAIGNQWHSWTYNTSTFAAEIAPARTFGLATQIEFLRSQGLIKGGSLENAIVCTPQSWLNPPLRFANEPARHKILDLVGDLCLLGTFPNAHFLAYKASHKLHVQLAQLLEQKMKS from the coding sequence ATGGATAGGAGACAGGAAATAGGAGGACAAGGAGATAAGGGTGACAAGCGAGAAATTAATTCCGAATTCCGAATTCCGAATTCCGAGTTCTCCTCACAACAATACACTCTCGCAGGTACGATAAGTCAGTCGGGAGTCGGATTGCATAGTGGAGAGACTAGCCAAGTTCGCATTTTACCCGCCGCAGCGGGAGAAGGGCGCTATTTTGTGCGGGTCGATTTGCCAACTCAACCAATAATTCCTGCTCGCGTTGAGGCGGTTAGCCAAACCGTACTTTCAACGCAACTCGAAACTGGAACGGCATCCGTGCGCACCGTAGAGCATTTGCTAGCAGCCCTAGCAAGCAGCGGAGTCGATAATGCCAGGATTGAAATTGATGCGGCAGAAGTGCCGCTGTTAGACGGTTCTGCGCGAGTCTGGGCAGAGGCGATCGCCAAAGTTGGGCGATCGCCTCTGCCAGCGCCTACTATTATTCCCCAATTACTAGAACCCATTTGGGTACGTGAAGGCGATACTTTTGTCGCAGCTTTGCCCGCACCAGAAACCCGCTTTACTTACGGAATTGACTTTGAGACTGAGGCGATCGGCAATCAATGGCATAGTTGGACGTATAATACATCTACATTTGCGGCAGAAATTGCCCCAGCACGCACTTTCGGTTTGGCAACCCAGATCGAATTCTTGCGATCGCAAGGGTTAATTAAAGGTGGAAGTCTTGAAAATGCTATTGTTTGTACCCCCCAATCATGGCTGAATCCACCATTGAGATTTGCAAATGAACCAGCACGTCATAAAATTTTAGATTTAGTGGGAGATTTGTGCTTACTGGGGACATTCCCCAACGCTCATTTCCTTGCTTATAAAGCAAGCCACAAACTACACGTTCAACTTGCCCAACTGCTGGAGCAAAAAATGAAATCATGA
- a CDS encoding BamA/TamA family outer membrane protein, which translates to MRLFRVWVAIAAIASFRQVMLVQMPATYATPANRSATEEQGKQFKVKSQKLKVKNNSEIARSRNSPTSSRQVLIASLKGEKVVTATPKLAAKKLAAKESFSLKPSTNRSDRHLTEHGAAALKTRAIAQLDSQDETPRGIEIPINRDRQPAPDSKPATEPATPPTVPVQPAPGTESLPQQETPNRIQVPVTPNGAPAPGSVPNQPNPPIPPSTPAPEQKLPTDALPPTPTQPGTPGETQPTPTQPGTPAPNQPTPETQPEAAEPRVLVAEVAVSSETGTLTEELQNEVYQAIRTAPGRTTTRSQLQEDINAIFATGFFANVRAIPEDTPLGVRVAYIVQPNPTLQRVQIEANPGTNVPSVLPPKLVEDTFKPQYGNILNFRRLQEGIKQLNEWYQKNGYVLAQVIAAPQVAPDGTVTLQVSEGVVEDIQVRFVREGEATDDEGKPIRGRTRDFIITRELALKPNNVFNRNVVQSDLQRVYGLGIFEDVNVALNPGQDPRKVIVVLNVDERRSGSLGLSGGISSASGLFGAVSFQQNNLGGNNQKLGAELQVGTERSELLFDLRFTDPWIAGDPYRTSYTVNLFQRRSISLIFDGDDENIEVGDPDDGVRPRVRRQGGGVTFTRPLSRNPLARSEWTASAGLQYQRISIRDDDGEVTPEGRFNGREDIPLSFSDDGSDDLLTVQLGAVRDLRNNITTPTDGSFLRLGVEQSIPIGSGSILLNRLRGSYSQYIPVNFTSFNEGPETLAFNIQAGTVIGDLPPYEAFSIGGSNSVRGYGEGELGSGRSFVTATAEYRFPIFSVVGGALFVDFGSDLGTAGNVPGEPAILLDKPGTGVGYGVGVRVNSPLGPLRLDYGLNSDGDSRIQFGIGEKF; encoded by the coding sequence ATGCGTTTATTTCGTGTATGGGTAGCGATCGCGGCGATCGCGAGCTTTCGGCAAGTCATGCTGGTGCAAATGCCAGCAACGTATGCAACTCCTGCTAATCGAAGCGCGACAGAGGAGCAAGGAAAACAATTTAAAGTCAAAAGTCAAAAGTTAAAAGTCAAAAATAATTCTGAAATTGCCAGAAGTCGGAATTCTCCGACGTCTTCACGTCAAGTGTTAATCGCCAGCTTAAAGGGAGAAAAGGTTGTAACAGCAACACCAAAATTAGCAGCAAAAAAATTAGCAGCTAAAGAAAGCTTTTCTCTAAAACCAAGTACAAATCGTAGCGATCGTCATCTGACAGAGCATGGCGCAGCGGCACTCAAAACGCGAGCGATCGCCCAACTCGACTCGCAGGACGAGACCCCCAGAGGAATTGAAATTCCGATTAACCGCGATCGTCAACCAGCACCGGATTCTAAACCAGCGACAGAACCAGCTACGCCGCCAACAGTACCAGTGCAACCAGCTCCAGGTACGGAATCTCTACCGCAGCAAGAAACACCCAATCGCATTCAAGTTCCCGTGACTCCTAACGGCGCACCTGCACCAGGAAGCGTTCCCAATCAGCCAAATCCACCTATTCCTCCATCTACTCCAGCACCAGAACAAAAACTACCAACAGATGCGCTTCCCCCTACGCCAACTCAGCCAGGAACGCCGGGAGAAACTCAACCCACGCCAACTCAGCCAGGAACGCCAGCACCAAATCAACCCACGCCAGAAACTCAACCCGAAGCCGCAGAACCTAGAGTTCTTGTCGCAGAAGTCGCTGTGAGTAGCGAAACTGGCACTTTGACTGAAGAATTACAAAACGAAGTTTACCAAGCAATTCGTACCGCTCCAGGGCGAACGACAACGCGATCGCAATTACAAGAAGATATCAACGCCATTTTTGCGACAGGCTTTTTCGCCAACGTCCGGGCTATACCGGAAGATACACCCTTGGGCGTGCGGGTTGCCTATATCGTGCAACCCAACCCAACCCTTCAGCGAGTCCAAATCGAAGCTAACCCTGGTACAAATGTTCCGTCTGTCTTGCCTCCCAAATTAGTTGAGGATACTTTTAAGCCGCAGTACGGCAACATTCTCAACTTCCGCCGCTTGCAGGAAGGAATTAAGCAGCTCAACGAGTGGTATCAGAAAAATGGTTATGTCTTGGCACAAGTGATTGCCGCGCCCCAAGTTGCACCAGACGGCACGGTGACGCTCCAAGTATCGGAAGGGGTTGTTGAAGATATCCAAGTCCGTTTCGTGCGGGAAGGCGAAGCAACCGACGATGAAGGCAAACCAATTCGCGGTCGGACGCGAGATTTTATCATCACGCGAGAACTCGCCCTGAAGCCCAATAACGTATTCAATCGCAACGTGGTTCAAAGCGACTTGCAGCGAGTTTACGGACTAGGGATATTTGAAGACGTAAATGTTGCCCTCAACCCCGGTCAAGACCCCCGTAAAGTGATTGTCGTGCTGAACGTGGACGAACGCCGCAGCGGTAGTTTGGGATTGAGCGGTGGTATTAGTTCTGCCAGTGGCTTATTTGGAGCAGTCAGCTTTCAACAAAACAATTTAGGTGGCAACAACCAAAAGCTAGGGGCAGAGTTGCAGGTTGGTACGGAACGGAGCGAGTTGCTGTTCGATCTTCGGTTCACAGACCCCTGGATTGCTGGAGACCCCTATAGAACTTCCTATACAGTCAACTTATTCCAGCGGCGATCGATTTCGCTAATTTTTGATGGAGATGACGAGAATATCGAGGTAGGCGACCCCGATGATGGCGTGCGTCCCCGCGTGCGGCGACAAGGTGGCGGCGTTACCTTTACCCGTCCTTTGTCTCGCAATCCCTTGGCTCGGTCGGAATGGACTGCATCCGCAGGCTTGCAATATCAGCGTATTTCCATCCGCGATGATGATGGTGAAGTCACGCCAGAAGGTAGATTTAACGGTAGAGAAGATATCCCCTTGAGTTTTTCTGACGACGGTTCAGACGATTTGCTCACTGTACAGTTAGGAGCAGTGCGCGATCTCCGAAATAACATCACGACACCTACTGACGGTTCTTTCCTGCGATTAGGCGTAGAGCAATCGATTCCCATCGGTAGCGGTAGCATTCTCCTGAATCGATTGCGGGGTAGCTACAGTCAATATATTCCGGTCAACTTTACTAGTTTCAATGAAGGACCGGAAACTTTAGCTTTTAATATTCAAGCTGGAACGGTCATTGGCGATCTACCTCCCTACGAAGCCTTTTCCATTGGTGGTAGTAATTCGGTACGGGGTTACGGAGAAGGAGAATTAGGCAGCGGACGCAGTTTTGTCACTGCTACAGCCGAGTATCGCTTTCCGATTTTCTCGGTTGTCGGTGGCGCTCTATTTGTCGATTTTGGCTCCGATTTAGGGACGGCAGGTAACGTACCTGGAGAACCAGCAATTCTACTCGATAAACCAGGTACGGGAGTCGGCTACGGTGTTGGCGTGCGAGTCAATTCTCCCTTGGGACCCCTGCGCCTAGACTACGGCTTGAACAGCGACGGCGATAGTCGCATTCAGTTCGGTATTGGGGAGAAATTTTAG
- a CDS encoding polysaccharide deacetylase family protein, with protein sequence MLSTCFYRFFTAQYFSPVLSKLLLSVTLTFSVSLFATVAQAQEKQNNSSTPAPSLSHCPQASPYGTELTSLATQLLQTTNWTEDKTKLFEFLSLKLGPQLAAYFNSSPYPTINERAKLAKVPILMYHDILPKKQVFFDVTPQEFEQHLQFIKQQGFTPISYDQLVIHLRTGLPLPEKPIMLTFDDGYGGHYEYVYPLLKKYGYPAVFSIYTSGVGNNVGRSHVSWEQLKEMAADPLITVAAHSVTHPEDLRRLSDDKLQMEVTKSKQILENKLDIPIRYFTYPAGKYNQKVAAAVKKAGYLSALTMNDNDERFAGDSESLLAIGRFGQSNLARAIANPESSILSQTSAGMKIPKWGEEFDFSANVTFNKTTIDRTYLLLISGGRPMTIHAKSRYQVPEILADTAAVAGVDGGFFSLKVINSNIMIGPVLSQKASNFVPGNASENLRLAGRPLVLIGTQAVKYIPFDPFLHNTLEGIQAEMSDVTDAFVAAAWLVKDGQPRSRESFGNLFGFDAARRRAFWGINQAGQPTIGVAPRNVDAVRLGAVLAKAGLRDAVMLDSGDSSSLAYKGELLVPYTPRPVPHVVALLPPEGNEKASCLVVNAK encoded by the coding sequence ATGTTGTCAACTTGCTTTTATCGGTTTTTTACTGCTCAATATTTCAGTCCAGTGCTGTCAAAACTACTTCTGTCAGTAACGCTGACTTTTTCCGTGTCGCTTTTTGCAACTGTAGCTCAAGCGCAAGAAAAGCAAAACAATTCCTCAACACCAGCACCGTCTTTAAGTCATTGTCCGCAAGCTTCGCCTTATGGAACCGAACTTACTAGCTTGGCAACTCAGTTGCTTCAGACGACAAATTGGACAGAAGATAAAACCAAACTCTTTGAGTTTCTCAGCTTGAAGTTGGGACCCCAATTAGCTGCCTATTTCAATTCCAGCCCTTACCCCACTATCAATGAAAGGGCAAAATTGGCAAAGGTTCCCATCTTGATGTATCACGACATCTTGCCCAAAAAACAAGTCTTTTTTGATGTCACACCCCAAGAATTCGAGCAGCATCTTCAATTTATTAAACAACAGGGTTTTACCCCCATCAGTTACGACCAACTCGTTATTCATCTGCGGACAGGTTTACCCTTGCCAGAAAAGCCGATTATGTTAACGTTTGATGACGGCTACGGGGGACATTACGAATATGTTTATCCACTTCTAAAAAAATATGGCTATCCAGCCGTGTTTTCTATTTATACTTCTGGGGTAGGCAACAACGTCGGTAGAAGTCATGTCAGTTGGGAACAACTGAAGGAAATGGCAGCCGATCCGTTAATTACTGTTGCAGCTCACAGCGTTACCCATCCTGAAGATTTGCGTCGCCTGTCCGACGACAAACTCCAAATGGAAGTGACTAAATCCAAACAGATTTTGGAAAATAAGCTAGATATACCAATCCGCTATTTTACGTATCCGGCTGGGAAATATAACCAAAAAGTTGCCGCAGCAGTCAAAAAGGCTGGTTATCTATCGGCGCTGACGATGAACGACAACGACGAACGCTTTGCTGGCGACTCGGAAAGTTTACTTGCCATCGGTCGCTTCGGTCAATCTAATTTAGCACGGGCGATCGCCAACCCAGAATCTAGCATTCTCTCTCAAACTTCAGCTGGCATGAAAATTCCTAAGTGGGGAGAAGAATTCGATTTTTCTGCCAATGTCACCTTCAACAAAACCACCATCGATCGCACCTACTTGTTATTAATCTCTGGTGGTAGACCAATGACGATCCATGCGAAAAGCCGCTACCAAGTCCCGGAGATTTTAGCTGATACTGCCGCAGTTGCGGGCGTAGATGGGGGCTTTTTCTCGCTCAAAGTCATCAATTCCAATATTATGATCGGTCCCGTACTCAGTCAAAAAGCGAGTAACTTTGTCCCTGGTAATGCGAGTGAGAATCTTAGGCTTGCAGGTAGACCCTTGGTATTAATTGGTACTCAAGCAGTTAAATATATTCCCTTCGATCCCTTCTTACACAACACGTTAGAAGGAATCCAGGCGGAGATGTCAGACGTAACAGATGCTTTTGTCGCTGCTGCTTGGCTGGTAAAAGACGGACAACCGCGATCGCGAGAGTCTTTTGGTAACTTATTTGGTTTTGATGCGGCGCGTCGTCGGGCTTTCTGGGGAATAAACCAGGCAGGACAGCCCACAATTGGCGTGGCTCCGAGAAATGTCGATGCTGTGAGGCTAGGTGCAGTATTAGCTAAAGCTGGGTTGCGAGATGCGGTAATGCTCGACTCCGGTGACAGTTCTTCGCTTGCTTATAAGGGTGAATTGCTAGTACCTTATACGCCCCGTCCCGTGCCTCACGTCGTCGCCCTGCTGCCACCAGAAGGAAACGAGAAAGCGAGTTGTTTGGTGGTGAATGCTAAATGA
- the lpxA gene encoding acyl-ACP--UDP-N-acetylglucosamine O-acyltransferase, with protein sequence MKTLIHHTAAIHPGAELHPTVEVGPYAVIGREVKVGPETTIGAHVVLEGPTEIGARNQIFPGAAIGLEPQDLKYDGGSSMVKIGDGNRIREYVTINRATRTGEATIIGNNNLLMAYAHVGHNCIIQDSVTIANGVALAGHIHIESRATISGVLGVHQFVHIGKLAMVGGMSRIARDVPPYMLIEGNPARVRSLNIVGIRRAGIAQAEQGQVYRSLKKAFRILYRSDLTLSQALEQLELIADNEHVQHLLQFLRMSQVKPRRGSIPGRQLPNSDEEIC encoded by the coding sequence TTGAAAACACTCATTCATCATACTGCTGCAATCCATCCAGGAGCAGAACTACACCCGACCGTAGAGGTAGGTCCCTACGCGGTTATTGGTCGGGAAGTCAAAGTTGGTCCCGAAACTACCATTGGCGCTCATGTTGTGTTGGAGGGACCAACAGAAATTGGGGCGAGAAATCAAATTTTTCCGGGAGCGGCAATTGGGCTAGAACCACAAGACCTTAAGTACGATGGCGGTTCCTCAATGGTAAAAATTGGCGACGGCAATCGTATCCGCGAGTACGTCACCATCAACCGCGCCACTCGTACCGGAGAAGCCACGATTATAGGTAACAATAACTTATTAATGGCTTATGCTCATGTAGGTCATAACTGTATCATTCAAGACTCTGTGACGATCGCCAATGGTGTGGCTCTAGCCGGACACATCCACATTGAATCACGCGCCACAATCAGCGGCGTTTTGGGCGTACATCAATTCGTGCATATCGGAAAACTAGCAATGGTGGGTGGTATGAGTCGTATCGCTAGGGACGTGCCACCCTATATGTTAATAGAAGGCAATCCAGCACGAGTGCGATCGCTCAACATTGTAGGAATTAGACGCGCCGGTATTGCCCAAGCAGAACAAGGGCAGGTCTATCGTTCCTTGAAAAAAGCTTTTCGCATTCTCTATCGTTCCGATCTCACTCTCAGTCAAGCTTTGGAACAATTAGAGCTAATTGCAGATAACGAACACGTACAGCATCTGTTGCAATTTCTGCGGATGTCCCAGGTTAAACCCAGGCGCGGTTCCATTCCTGGGCGACAATTGCCTAACAGTGACGAGGAAATATGTTAG
- the fabZ gene encoding 3-hydroxyacyl-ACP dehydratase FabZ — protein sequence MSTLIQVNSPDSPASDDANLQHLDRQTEVTPTPEKTTLTVEQIHALLPHRYPFALVDRIIEYIPGKRAVGIKNVTFNEPHFQGHFPQRPLMPGVLIVEAMAQVGGVVLTQMQEMDGNLFVFAGMDKVRFRRQVTPGDQLVMTVELLWVKRRRFGRMQARAEVDGQLAAEGELLFSLVE from the coding sequence ATGTCAACCCTGATCCAAGTCAATTCCCCAGATTCTCCTGCTAGCGATGATGCTAATCTTCAGCATCTCGATCGTCAAACTGAAGTTACTCCTACCCCAGAGAAAACAACCCTCACAGTCGAGCAAATTCATGCACTTTTGCCTCATCGCTATCCTTTTGCCCTGGTAGATAGAATTATTGAGTACATCCCAGGGAAAAGAGCGGTTGGGATCAAAAATGTGACTTTCAACGAACCTCATTTTCAGGGACATTTTCCCCAAAGACCATTGATGCCTGGAGTTTTGATTGTAGAAGCTATGGCACAAGTCGGTGGAGTCGTGTTAACTCAAATGCAAGAAATGGACGGCAATTTGTTTGTGTTTGCTGGCATGGATAAAGTTAGGTTTCGGCGACAAGTAACTCCAGGAGATCAGTTGGTGATGACAGTGGAACTGTTGTGGGTAAAGCGTCGTCGTTTTGGGAGAATGCAAGCCCGTGCTGAAGTTGACGGTCAACTGGCAGCAGAAGGTGAATTACTCTTTTCCCTTGTAGAGTAA
- the purC gene encoding phosphoribosylaminoimidazolesuccinocarboxamide synthase, which produces MVARSLLYEGKAKIVYTTTEPEILLAHFKDDATAFNAQKRGSIVGKGEINCTISTVLFQYLEKQGIPTHWLESISANQMRVRRLQILPLEVVVRNIAAGSLCQQTGLPLGTVLKQPLVEFYYKNDSLGDPLLTSDRLFLLELATPEQVNQLQQMARQINRYLSEFFQRCDLTLVDFKLEFGYDAQGQLRLGDEISPDTCRLWDVAETDPNRRVMDKDRFRRDLGNVETAYQEVLRRVLAQGNEGGGN; this is translated from the coding sequence ATGGTTGCACGATCGCTGCTCTACGAAGGCAAAGCCAAAATTGTTTACACGACAACAGAGCCAGAAATATTACTGGCACATTTCAAAGACGATGCCACTGCCTTTAATGCTCAAAAGCGAGGCAGTATTGTCGGCAAAGGAGAGATTAACTGCACCATCTCCACTGTGTTGTTTCAGTATTTAGAAAAGCAAGGCATTCCGACACACTGGCTGGAAAGCATTAGTGCCAATCAAATGCGCGTCAGGCGATTGCAAATCTTGCCGTTAGAGGTGGTCGTCAGGAACATTGCCGCAGGGAGTCTCTGTCAACAAACAGGATTACCTCTAGGGACAGTTTTGAAACAGCCGTTGGTAGAGTTTTATTACAAAAACGATAGTTTAGGAGATCCCTTATTGACGAGCGATCGCCTCTTTTTGCTAGAGCTAGCAACTCCAGAACAAGTCAACCAATTACAACAAATGGCGCGCCAAATTAATCGCTATCTGAGCGAATTTTTCCAGCGTTGCGATCTGACCCTGGTAGACTTCAAGCTAGAGTTTGGGTACGATGCTCAGGGACAGTTACGGCTGGGTGATGAAATTAGCCCCGATACTTGTCGTTTATGGGACGTAGCTGAAACAGACCCCAATCGGCGAGTCATGGACAAAGACCGTTTTCGTCGCGACTTAGGCAATGTCGAAACCGCCTACCAAGAGGTGCTGCGTCGCGTGTTAGCTCAAGGTAATGAGGGAGGCGGGAATTAG
- a CDS encoding vWA domain-containing protein: MAEALKLEDAVEFAENPEPRCPCVLLLDTSGSMQGVAIDALNEGLRTFKEELNQDNLARKRVEVAIVTFGSDVKVAQDFVTADIFEPPSLSAQGLTHMGGAILQGLDMIEARKGQYRSNGVNYYRPWVFLITDGEPQGEPDSIIDQATQRIRDDEAGKRVAFFAVGVESANMMRLSQIVVRSPLKLQGLNFKELFIWLSASMQRVSQSKPEDQVALPPPGWGVV, encoded by the coding sequence ATGGCTGAAGCTTTGAAACTTGAAGATGCGGTGGAATTTGCCGAAAACCCAGAACCGCGCTGTCCGTGCGTCCTGCTGTTAGATACTTCTGGCTCCATGCAGGGAGTCGCTATTGACGCTCTCAATGAGGGTTTACGCACTTTCAAAGAGGAACTCAACCAAGATAACTTGGCGCGCAAGCGGGTTGAAGTGGCGATCGTCACGTTTGGTAGTGACGTGAAAGTAGCGCAGGATTTCGTCACTGCTGACATATTTGAACCGCCTAGCCTATCAGCCCAAGGTTTAACTCACATGGGTGGGGCAATTCTCCAAGGGCTAGATATGATCGAAGCCCGTAAAGGTCAGTATCGTAGTAATGGTGTGAATTACTATCGTCCTTGGGTATTTTTGATCACGGATGGCGAACCGCAAGGAGAACCAGACAGTATCATCGACCAAGCCACGCAACGGATTCGCGACGATGAGGCAGGTAAGCGAGTTGCTTTCTTTGCTGTAGGGGTAGAATCAGCCAACATGATGCGCTTGAGTCAAATTGTCGTCCGCAGCCCCTTAAAGTTACAAGGATTAAACTTCAAAGAGCTGTTTATCTGGCTATCGGCAAGTATGCAGCGGGTTTCTCAATCCAAACCAGAAGATCAAGTTGCTCTCCCACCGCCTGGGTGGGGCGTAGTCTAA
- the lpxB gene encoding lipid-A-disaccharide synthase, with translation MTNDYRIFISTGEVSGDLQGALLVEALHRQSRDRNLPLEIVALGGDRMAASGARLLANTASIGSVGTVWEAIPFVLPTLKIQSQTKQYLQQHPPDLVVLIDYAGPNLALGSYIRRTFPQVPIVYFIAPQMWVWWSNRREIDRLVKMTDRLLAIFPAEASYFERLGVSVTWVGHPLLDRVQAAPSREVARAKLGIAPEALSVALIPASRHQELKYLLPAMFQAAKAIQAKLPQVSFWIPLSLEIYRQPIAQAVKDYGLQATILSGQTLEAIAAADLAITKSGTVNLEIALLDVPQVVIYRVSQFTAWIARNLLKINLPLISPPNLVVDREIVPELLQDRATPENITQQALELLLNPTRRQQVLTDYQQMRSLLGETGVGDRAATEIWQILLARSRESGVG, from the coding sequence ATGACAAATGACTACAGAATTTTCATTAGTACGGGCGAAGTTTCGGGCGATCTTCAAGGAGCTTTACTTGTAGAAGCATTGCACCGTCAAAGCCGCGATCGCAATCTGCCTCTGGAAATTGTTGCCTTGGGAGGCGATCGCATGGCAGCATCTGGCGCTCGTCTTTTGGCTAATACTGCTAGCATTGGCTCTGTTGGTACTGTCTGGGAAGCAATTCCATTTGTCTTACCTACCCTCAAAATTCAAAGTCAAACTAAACAATATCTCCAACAACATCCCCCCGATCTTGTCGTACTCATAGACTATGCCGGACCCAATTTGGCTTTAGGCAGCTACATCCGGCGAACTTTTCCCCAAGTTCCAATCGTGTATTTTATTGCTCCCCAAATGTGGGTTTGGTGGTCTAATCGGAGAGAAATCGATCGCTTAGTCAAGATGACGGATCGGTTGTTGGCAATATTTCCCGCAGAAGCCAGTTATTTTGAACGCTTGGGCGTGTCAGTTACTTGGGTAGGGCATCCTCTACTCGATCGCGTGCAGGCAGCACCTAGTCGCGAAGTAGCAAGGGCTAAGCTAGGTATTGCACCAGAGGCTCTGAGCGTAGCGTTAATTCCTGCCTCTCGTCACCAAGAATTAAAATATCTGCTGCCAGCAATGTTTCAAGCAGCAAAAGCAATTCAGGCAAAACTACCACAAGTAAGTTTTTGGATTCCCCTATCTTTAGAAATCTATCGCCAACCAATCGCCCAAGCAGTAAAAGATTACGGCTTACAAGCAACTATACTTTCCGGTCAAACTTTAGAGGCGATCGCGGCAGCTGATTTAGCAATTACTAAATCTGGTACGGTCAATCTAGAAATTGCCTTGTTAGACGTGCCGCAAGTCGTAATTTATCGCGTCAGTCAATTTACAGCGTGGATTGCCCGCAATCTCCTCAAAATTAACTTACCCTTGATTTCGCCACCGAACTTAGTTGTCGATCGCGAGATCGTCCCAGAGTTACTTCAAGATCGAGCCACACCGGAAAATATTACCCAACAAGCTTTAGAATTGCTGCTCAACCCAACTCGTCGCCAGCAAGTTTTAACAGACTATCAGCAAATGCGATCGCTTCTAGGAGAAACAGGCGTAGGCGATCGTGCTGCTACAGAGATATGGCAAATATTGTTAGCTAGAAGTCGGGAGTCGGGAGTCGGGTGA
- a CDS encoding SWIM zinc finger family protein, which produces MTTNQSFQASREWWSQRWLDLLDSYRFKKRLERGRNYARQGNILNIKFEGSQVLARVQGTDPEPYKVSLSLEKFDDEQWEYVVETMSQKAVYAAKLLAGEMPQNIEEIFTANGLSLFPFTLSEVKSHCSCPDKANPCKHVAAVYYQLGDRFSEDPFVLFQLRGRTKDEVLTSLREFRSKEEKSKVKSQKLKVKSQNFPTPDSRTGGFGNPPLPTPSFWQYNESLDPSLVVIAPSLSGETILDVLGEIPVAELETDEADRGDATASGIVQKYLTDIYQQASQQAAIAAMSTG; this is translated from the coding sequence ATGACTACAAACCAAAGCTTTCAAGCTAGTCGAGAGTGGTGGTCGCAACGCTGGCTAGATCTATTAGATTCCTATCGATTCAAAAAGCGATTGGAACGCGGCAGAAATTATGCACGACAGGGAAACATTTTAAATATCAAATTTGAAGGTTCTCAAGTATTAGCACGGGTGCAAGGGACAGATCCAGAACCATACAAAGTTTCACTATCTTTAGAAAAATTTGATGACGAACAGTGGGAATATGTTGTAGAAACAATGTCTCAAAAAGCAGTTTATGCAGCCAAATTACTAGCAGGAGAAATGCCGCAAAATATAGAAGAGATTTTTACTGCTAATGGTTTATCTTTGTTTCCTTTTACCCTATCAGAAGTTAAAAGTCACTGTTCTTGTCCCGATAAAGCCAACCCTTGCAAACACGTCGCCGCAGTCTACTATCAACTAGGCGATCGCTTCAGCGAAGATCCCTTTGTCTTGTTCCAACTACGGGGACGCACTAAGGATGAGGTTCTCACTTCCTTAAGGGAATTTAGGAGTAAAGAAGAAAAGTCAAAAGTCAAAAGTCAAAAGTTAAAAGTTAAAAGTCAAAATTTCCCGACTCCCGACTCCCGTACGGGTGGGTTTGGAAACCCGCCCCTACCGACTCCCTCATTTTGGCAATACAATGAATCACTCGACCCATCGTTAGTGGTCATAGCACCATCACTCAGCGGCGAAACGATTTTAGATGTCTTAGGAGAAATTCCCGTGGCAGAATTAGAGACTGATGAAGCAGATCGAGGTGATGCCACTGCATCTGGAATAGTACAAAAATACTTAACTGACATTTACCAACAAGCCAGCCAACAAGCCGCGATCGCAGCGATGAGTACTGGATGA